A genomic stretch from Diprion similis isolate iyDipSimi1 chromosome 1, iyDipSimi1.1, whole genome shotgun sequence includes:
- the LOC124409445 gene encoding uncharacterized protein LOC124409445: protein MRNVKTERSMQFNYGDGAIGYVQVLREKGMCTVEAKICPEHRIRNKNYTVRVVINEKDNTVMSTICDDCATSMGGCRHAVALLAWIHRRTGEPAPTSIACYWKKPKLSDVGTSIKYKKILDILPLGSIAADGKNDNQQETFLEKILKSGKSDTGSHLIKFFSKSLLQGLSMHQNAVLHNGDKQDVQVFLDYVAAKLTNEACTAACSTTMNQNENHSWYELRYGRITASVIYEAAHSNTIDGTLVEKILSPQSFDTIAMKRGRMLESQMLQKVTNRLQKKIDKCGLLLSAKFPEFGASPDGICDDAVIEVKCRMSSRTVKNYYTDGKVHNKFKAQIQLQMLFHEKNEGYFCIADPGFEDNGNVSIVIENFDENYMTAVMKRASAFWKILMKPKMDDQNRIQK, encoded by the exons ATGCGTAACGTCAAAACTGAAAG ATCTATGCAGTTTAACTATGGAGATGGTGCTATAGGATATGTACAAGTATTAAGAGAAAAGGGGATGTGTACAGTCGAAGCAAAAATCTGCCCAGAACATAgaatacgaaataaaaattatactgtCAGAGtagtaataaatgaaaaggaCAATACTGTGATGAGTACTATTTGTGATGACTGCGCTACTTCAATGG GTGGTTGCAGACATGCTGTGGCTTTATTAGCTTGGATTCATCGTCGCACCGGAGAGCCTGCTCCTACATCTATCGCATGCTATTGGAAGAAACCAAAACTATCCGACGTTGGAACAAGTAttaaatataagaaaattttggatATATTACCATTAGGATCTATTGCTGCAGATGGCAAAAATGATAATCAACAGGAGACTTTTCTTGAAAAGATATtaaaatcaggaaaatcaGACACTGGCAGTCatctcataaaattttttagcaaaAGTTTGCTCCAAGGGTTATCAATGCACCAGAATGCTGTATTGCATAATGGTGACAAACAGGATGTACAAGTATTTCTCGATTATGTTGCTGCAAAATTAACCAATGAAGCTTGTACAGCAGCGTGCTCTACTACGATGAATCAAAATGAAAACCACAGTTGGTATGAACTGCGTTATGGACGTATCACTGCATCGGTGATATATGAAGCTGCACATTCTAACACAATTGATGGAACTTTGGTAGAAAAAATCTTGAGTCCACAAAGTTTTGATACGATTGCAATGAAAAGAGGAAGAATGTTGGAATCTCAAATGCTACAAAAAGTGACTAatcgattgcaaaaaaaaatagacaagTGTGGACTCCTACTAAGTGCCAAATTTCCTGAATTTGGTGCTTCCCCAGATGGTATTTGTGATGATGCTGTTATTGAAGTGAAGTGTCGAATGAGTTCAAggactgtaaaaaattattatactgatGGAAAAGTTCATAATAAGTTCAAGGCCCAGATTCAGCTGCAAATGCTTTTTCatgagaaaaatgaaggaTATTTTTGCATCGCAGATCCAGGATTTGAAGACAATGGAAATGTTTCCATTGTAATAGagaatttcgatgaaaattatatgacAGCAGTGATGAAGAGAGCAAGTGCTTTTTGGA aaattttaatgaaaccaAAAATGGATGATCAAAatagaatacaaaaataa